A window of the Hordeum vulgare subsp. vulgare chromosome 5H, MorexV3_pseudomolecules_assembly, whole genome shotgun sequence genome harbors these coding sequences:
- the LOC123399977 gene encoding NADH-ubiquinone oxidoreductase chain 6, producing MRLLAPAFKFHFKGGRRTMILSVLSSHALVSGLMVVCAKNPVHSVLFPILVFCNTSGLLILLGLDFSAMISLVVHIGAIVVSFIFVVMMFNIQIAEIHEEVLRYLPVSGIIGLIFWSEIFFILDNETIPLLPTHRNTTSLRYTVYAGKVRSWTNLETLGNLLYTYYSVWFLVSSLILLVAMIGAIVLTMHKTTEVQRQDVF from the coding sequence ATGCGTCTTCTTGCTCCAGCATTCAAGTTCCATTTCAAGGGAGGACGACGTACCATGATACTTTCTGTTTTGTCGAGCCATGCTTTGGTCTCTGGTTTGATGGTTGTATGTGCTAAAAATCCGGTACATTCCGTTTTGTTTCCCATCCTAGTCTTTTGCAACACTTCTGGTTTACTTATTTTGTTAGGTCTCGACTTCTCCGCTATGATCTCCCTAGTAGTTCATATTGGAGCTATTGTCGTTTCATTCATATTCGTGGTTATGATGTTCAATATTCAAATAGCGGAGATTCACGAAGAAGTATTGCGCTATTTACCAGTGAGTGGTATTATTGGACTGATCTTTTGGTCGGAAATATTCTTCATTTTAGATAATGAAACCATTCCATTACTTCCAACCCACAGAAATACGACCTCTCTGAGATATACGGTTTATGCCGGAAAGGTACGAAGTTGGACTAATTTGGAAACATTGGGCAATTTGCTTTATACCTACTATTCCGTCTGGTTTTTGGTTTCTAGTCTGATTTTATTAGTTGCTATGATTGGGGCTATAGTACTTACTATGCATAAGACTACAGAGGTTCAAAGACAGGATGTATTCTGA